The Streptomyces capitiformicae genome contains the following window.
GGGGTCCAGGCGGTGGCTTCCTCGGCGTTGTCGGAGCGGACGCACCAGACGCGGTTTCGCTCCGCCTCGGCCGAGGCGCGCGTGTTCGCTTCCGTGTCGCCGGTGGCGATCAGGGCGTACCAGGCCTCCGCCAGGTCGCCTTCCGCGTAGGGGCGCTTTTCCCAGGTCAGCTCGCCCGCGTCCGCCATCGCCTCCACGGAGGGGGTGGCCTCCGGGGAGACCAGGAGGATGTCGGCGCCGGATGCGATGAGGGCGGGGAGGCGGCGTTGGGCCACCTGGCCGCCGCCGAGGACGACGACCTTGCGGCCGGTGAGGCGGAGGCCCACGGGGTAGGCGGGGTGTTCGGCCATGAGGTGCGGCTCCCTCGGGCTGGCGGCGGTGCGGTGGGGCGCGCTGCGGCTTTGGAGCGGGCCTGACGTGCGGATTCTATGGTGCGGGTGGGTGGGGGCCGGGGGTGGGGCTTTCTTTCCCCAGGCCGGCCCCTACCCGAAAGCGGGGGCTGTGCCCCCCCCCCCCCCCCCCCCCCCCCCCCGCGGTGTAGCCGAGCAGCATCGTCGGGCGCGGGGCTGTGGGCGGTTGTGCCCACCCTCCCCCACTCTCGGCTTCTCCCCCACTCTCGGCTCCGCTCGAGCGGGAGGTGCCCCCATGAGCGGGAGGTGCCCCCATCGCCCCAGCGGAACGACTGCCCACCACCACGGCGGGGTCACGAAGCGACCAGTACTCCCCTCAGCTACTTCTCGGTCACCCCCGCCGAGTCGAATGTCGCCACCTCGTGCATCGCCCTCGCCGCGCTCTGGACGACGGGGAGGGCCAAGAGGGCGCCGGTGCCTTCGCCCAGGCGGAGGTCCAGGTCGACCAAGGGGCGGAGGCCGAGTTTCTTGAGGGCGGCCACGTGGCCCGGTTCGGCGCTGCGGTGGCCGGCGATGCAGGCGGCGAGGACCTCGGGAGCGATGGCGCGGGCGACCAGGGCGGCGGCGCCGGCACTGACGCCGTCGAGGATGACCGGCGTACGGAGGGAGGCGCCACCGAGGAGGAGGCCGACGATGGCGGCGTGTTCGAAGCCGCCGATCGCCGAGAGAACGCCGATGGGGTCGGCCGGGTCGGGCTGGTGGAGCTCGATGGCGCGGCGGACGACCTCGGTCTTGCGGGCCAGGGTCTCGTCATTGATGCCCGTGCCCCTGCCGGTGACCTCGGAGGGGTCCGCGCCGGTGAAGACGGCGATCAGGGCGGCGGAGGCCGTGGTGTTGGCGATGCCCATCTCGCCCGTGAGGAGGGCCTTGTTGCCGGCGGCGACGAGGTCGCGGGCCGTCTCGATGCCCACCTCGATGGCCTTCCTGGCTTCCTCGCGGGTCATCGCGGGGCCGGTGGTCATGTCGGACGTACCGGCGCGGACCTTGCGCGGCAGCAGACCCGGCGTGGCCGGGAGGTCGCTCGCCACACCCACGTCGACGACGCAGACCTCGGCGCCCACCTGCGTGGCGAAGGCGTTGCAGACCGCTCCCCCGCCGAGGAAGTTGGCGACCATCTGGGCCGTGACCTCCTGCGGCCAGGGAGTGACGCCCTGGGCGTGGACGCCGTGGTCACCGGCGAAGATCGCGACGGCGGCGGGCTCCGGGATGGGCGGCGGGCACTGCCGGGACAGTCCGGACAGTTGGGCGGAGATGATCTCCAGCATGCCGAGGGCGCCCGCCGGCTTCGTCATCCGCTTCTGCCGCTCCCACGCCTCGCCGAGCGCCTTGGCGTCCAGCGGGCGGATACCGGCGACGGTCTCGGCCAGCAGGTCGTGCGGCTCGGCGCCGGGCAGGGCGCGGCGGCCGTACGTCTCCTCGTGGACGACCCACGACAGGGGGCGGCGCTTGGCCCAGCCCGCCTGCATCAGCTCGGGCTCCTCCGGGAACTCGTCGACGTACCCGACGCACAGGTACGCCACGACCTCCAGATGCTCGGGCAGACCGAGGGCGCGGACCATCTCGCGCTCGTCGAAGAAGCTGACCCAGCCGACGCCGAGGCCCTCAGCGCGAGCCGCGAGCCACAGGTTCTCGACCGCGAGCGCGGAGGAGTACGGGGCCATCTGCGGCTGGGTGTGCCGGCCGAGCGTGTGGCGGCCGCCCCGGGTCGGGTCGGCGGTGACGACGATGTTCACCGGGGTGTCGAGGATGGCCTCGATCTTCAGTTCCTTGAACTGCTTCGCCCGGCCCTTGGGCAGCGACTTGGCATAGGCCTCGCGCTGACGCTGGGCGAGCTCGTGCATCGTGCGGCGGGTCTCCGCCGAGCGGATGACGACGAAGTCCCAGGGCTGGGAGTGGCCCACCGAGGGTGCCGTGTGGGCGGCCTCCAGGACGCGGAGCAGCACGTCGTGCGGGATGGGGTCGCTGCGGAAGCCGTTGCGGATGTCGCGGCGTTCGCGCATGACCTTGAGGACCGCCTCGCGCTCGGCTTCGTCGTAGGGAGGTGCGGCCGGGCCCATGGGCTGCCGTCCTTCTTCCCGTACGCCTTCTTCCCGTACGTCTTCGGGTGCTTCTTCCACCGGGGCCGTGCTCTCTTCGGCTGCCGCGGCTGCTTCCACCGCCGCCGCTTCACTGTCGTCCTGGTCGTCCTGGTCTTCCTGGTCGGCGGCCCGGGTGTCCAGGTCTTCCGCGTTCTGGACCACGTCGGGTTCCGCGTCGGCCACCGCGAGCGGCTGCGGTACGACGATCGTCTCGGCCTCGGAGTCGCGGGGGGCGGGGACCATGGCGACGGGCTCCGCCGTCGGCTCCGGGGCCGGTACCTCTTCGGCCGTCTCCGTGGGGATCTCGGCGGTGGGAGGCGTCTGGTCGTCCGCGGGGAGCGGCGGGACCACCATCCCCTGGGGCGGGGTCGGAGCCAGGTGCGGGGTGGTGGGCACCGAGCCATCGACCGGCACGAACTCGCCCATCGGCTGATCGGCGTGAGGGTCCTGGGGAGCGACGGGGGCCGGGGCCTCGGCGGCTGCGGGCTGCTCGGCGACCGGGTCGGCGCCCGCGGGCTCCGTGACGACCACGTCGGCGTCCGCGGGCTGCGCAGCAACGGACTCGGCGGGCTCGGCCGGAGCCTCGCCGGTCGGCTGCTCGGCGGGGAGTGGCTCCGGGGCCGGGGCCTCGGCCTCGACCGCAGGCGGCTCGGCGGTCTCCGGCTGGGCGGCGGCTTCGGCGACCTGGGCGGCCTGGTCGGGGACCTCCGCGACCGGTGTGACCGGCTCGGCGGCCTGCGGGCCCTGGACGGCGGGCAGCGGCTGCGAGGGCTCCGGCGTCGGGGCCTCCGTCGGGGCCTCCTCGGCGGCGGGCTCCGGCTGGGATGGAAGCACCCCCTCCGCCGGCTGAGCCTCCACGGCCTGGGCCTCCGCTGTCTGCGACTCCTGAACGACCGGCGCGTCCAGCTGCTGCTGCGGGTCCTGCGCGAGCGCGGGCCCCTCGGCGGGCTGAGCAGCCTGAGCGGCTTGTCCTTCGGCCGACACGTCGGTCGTCGCGTTCTGCTCCGGAGCGGCGGTCCCGGCCTCCTCGCCCGGCATCGGCTGGTCCGGAGCGACGGCCACGGCCGGCTCATCGGCTGCGCCGGTCGCTGCCGGCTGCTCGGGAACGGCGGTGTCCTGCTCACCACCGGCCGCCACGGTCGACGACACCGAGGCATCGGTCGGCGACACCGCGGCATCGGCCTGCGCCACTGCGGCGTCGGCCGGCGCCACTGCGGCGTCGGCCGGCGGCGCAGCGTCCACGTCGACGGGCTGCGCGACGGCCTCGGGCTCCTGCGGGACCTCGGCCGCCTCCGGCGTCTGGGGAACAACATCCTGGGCCTCGGCGGGTACCTGGGCTTCGATCTGCTCCGGGTCCTGGGCGGCCGGCGGGAACGGCGTGGCATCCGGGGCCTGTACGGCGGCGGGTGCGGCGGGCTCAGCGGGCGCGGCCTCCTGCGGAACCGGAACCGGAACCTCTGCCTCGGACGCCTCCCCCACCGGCTCGGGGCTCTGCGGCGCCTCCGCGACGGGCGGGACCTCGACGGTCTCCGCGACCGGCGGCACGGCTACCGCCTCCGGGGCCCGGTGCTGGGCGTCGGGCAGGGCCTCGGTGACGTCCGGAACCCGGAGCTGGGCCTCGGTGACCTGCGCCGCGGCGGCCTCCTGCGCCTGGGCGTAGGCGGCGTCCTGCGCCTGGTGCAGGGCCTCGGCGTCCTGCGGCTCCTCCGCTGCCTGCGGCGTCTCCACCACGGGCGGCGCCTCGGCCACGGCGACGGAGACCTGCTTCTCCTGCGGAACGACCGTTTCTGCGGCCGCGTCCTCGACCCGCACCGCCGGCGCGGGCATCGCCTCGGCGGACACGGGGGTACCCCATGGCGTCACGCCCGGCGGGGGTACGTCGAGGTACTCGGGGCCGGTGGTGGGCGGGCCGGAGTGGCGTACGGCGCCGGGCGGGACGGGGGCGCCGGCGGGGCCGCGGTCGGCGAGGGAGCGGACCGGGCTGGCGGAGGCGTCGGGGGTGGGCGGGCCCATGTGCAGCGGGCGGCGGGCCACCGGCGGCTGCGGGACGGGCGTCGCGACGGGGTGACGTACGGCGCCGAGGTCGATCGAGCCGCTGTCCCGGCCCGACATCTCGTGCGGGCCGGGCTCGTGGACGGCATGCTCCTGGGCGACGGGCTCGTGGACGACCTGGACGACGGGCTCGGGGGCGGGGGGCGGCACTTCGTTGCCCCATGCGCCCTGGGCACCCGGCAGCAGCAGTTCGTCGTCCTCGGCGGCGGTCTCGGAGAGGTAGGTGTACGCGCCCGGCGCCGCGACGCCCGGCTGCTCCACCATGCCTGCGCTCTCCGGCAGTCCCTCGCCCGGGACCTGGCCGGTGTCGGTCATGCGTACCCCTCGCCCATCGGTTAGTGCCTCTATGCCAGCTGGCCCTGGAACGGCGCACCGACCGCTCCGCCATGGAGAACGAGCGTGTGTGCCCAGCGGCACGAGACGACCTGCGTGCAAGTCGACAAAGCCATTGAATGGCCATTGTCGCGGTCGTTTCGCCGTCGCGAAACCTTAGATCCGCGACGGTCCGCTGTGGACTGCGCCACGTTGCGCGCCCTCCGCTTCCGCCGTACCACACACGCCCTCAAAACGGGCGCGCTTTCCGGACATTGACCGACGAAGTGTCGGGTGTCCAAATGCGGTACAACGGTCGGCCAGCCTACCGCGCCGGTACGACAACCGGATCACTGGGAATGTTCGGGCAGGGTCCCGCTGAGCAGGAACGCGACGCTCCGTTCCCTCTCCGTCCAGACCCTTGTGTCGAGTTCGACGGACTGCACGAAGTCGCACCGGACGTCGTATCCGTGCTCGGTCAGGTCGCGTCCGATGCGTTCGGCGGCGGGGCGGGTCAGGGCGTGAGTGACGATGCGCCGGGGGCGCCGGTCGGCGACGGCGGAGACCACCGCCGCTCCCCCGCCGCCCACGCGTACGACGTCGGGTTCGGGGAGGTTCTCCAGGATGTGCGGCGCGGCGCCGTGGACCACTTGGAGCTGGACGCCGAAGCGGCGGGCGGCGAGAGTGGTGCGGCCGCAGGCCTCGGGGTCGCGGTCGACGGCGATGACGGCGGCGCCGCAGCGGGCTGCCTCGGTGGCGAACGCGCCGCTGCCGGAGCCGATGTCCCACACGAGGTCGCCGACCCTCGGTCCCAGGCGGGCCAGTTGGGAGGAGCGCAGCAGTTCGGCCTCGCCCTCGCCCATGGCGCCGCCGTAGACCTCGGACGGCAGGGACAGGCCGCGTGGTCCGGCGCCGGGGTCGCGTCCGGCGATCCAGCCGCCGCCCTCGGTCGCGGTGACGGGGCCGCCGATGACGATGACGAGGTTGGGGTCGCGCCAGGTGTGGTCGACGGCCTTGTCGGAGGTGACGACGGTGACGCGTTCGCGTTCGGTGCCGAGTTCCTCGCAGATCACGAAGGTGCGGTGAACTCCGTCGAGGAGCAGGCCGAGTTCGGCGGGTCCGGCGCTGGGCGAGGTGAGGACGGCGACCTTGGTGTGGGCGCGGCAGACGTTCACCGCGCGGCGCAGCGTACGGCGGTGGGCGACGACGACCTGGGCGTCGTCCCAGGGCATGCCCGCGCGGGCGAAGGCGGCGGCCACGGAGGAGACTCCGGGGACGACTTCGACCTCCAGACCGAACTCGGGGGCTCTGAGGGTGCGGACGACGCCGAAGAAGCCCGGGTCGCCGTCGGCTAGGACCACGGCGGTGCCGCGGTGGGCGGCGATGCGGCGGGCGGCGAGGGCGACACTGCCGAGCCGGATGCGTTCGGCGTACGGGGGCACCTCGGGCAGTGCGAGATGGTGGGCCGCGCCGGCGACCAGTGTGGCGGCGGCGAGGGCGGAGCGCGCCGCGGCGGTCAGGGGGGAGCCGTCCCAGCCGATCACCGTGACCCGGTCGGCCATCGTCGTCAGTCTCCAGAAGGTCTTCGCAGGTCGTCAGGGAAAGCCCGTACGGGGGTCCCGCGAGGGTACCTGGTGACGCGGAGGGGCCGGCGGCCGGGCACGGCCCGTGGGTGGTTCAGTTCCAGTCGGCGTACGAGCCGAAGCCGCCGCTGTCGGCCAGTTCCTCACCGACGCCCTCGATGTCCTCCGGGAGGAGACTCCAGACGATGAAGTCGGTGCGGATCTCCGTCCAGTGGTCATCGGCGGTGCGGGTGCGCGCTATGCAGGCGTTGCGCAGGACGCCCTCGCTGATACAGCCGATCTTCTGGGCGACCTGCTGGGAGGCGGTGTTGTCGGCGGCGGTGCGCAGCTCGATGCGTTCGAACTTCTGCTCGCGGAACAGCCATTGGGCGGTCGCGAGGGCCGCTTCGGAGGCGTAGCCCTCGCCGCGCGCCCAGGGGGCGATGACGTACGCCATCTCGCTGGAGCGGACCCTCCAGTCGGTGTTCCGCAGGTGCACGATGCCGACGAGGCGCTGGGTGAGGAACTCGTCCACGGCGAAGACGATGCCGCGGCCCGCGATGCGCTCGGCGGGGGCCTGTTCGGCGATCCAGCGCCGGGCGTCGTCCCGGGTGTAGGGGTGCGGGACGGAGGTCCAGGCGGTGACCATCTCGTCGTTCATCATCTCGGCGAAGGCGTCGATGTCGTCCTCGTCGAACGGGCGCAGAACCAACCGCTCCGTGCTGATGGAGATGTCGGGCAAGGTGCTCATCATGCGCCGCTCCGTAACCTTCGAAAACTTTGAGAGCCTGCTGAACTGCCCAGCATGCAGCATGAAAGCACTGAATCGCACGACAGGGGTCCACTCCCTGTGAACGAGTGGACCCCATGCGTGGCGATACGCCGTATACGTGCCGTGGCTGCTCAGAAGGAAGGGATCACCGAGCCGTCGTACTGGTCCTCGATGAACTTCTCGACCTCGTCGGAGGTGAGGAGTTCGGCGAGCTTCTCCACGCGCGGGTCGTGCTCGTCGCCCTCCTTGACGGCGAGGAAGTTGCCGTACGGGTTGTCCTTCGCGGACTCCAGGACCAGGGCGTCCTTCGCGGGCGAGAGGTCGGCCTCGATGGCGTAGTTGCCGTTGACGACGGCGGCGTCCACGTCCTCCAGGGAGCGTGGGGTCTGGGCCGCCTCCAGCTCCTTGAACTCCAATTTCCTGGGGTTCTCGGCGATGTCGGCCGGGGTCGCCTCGTTGCCCACGCCGTCCTTGAGCGTGATGATCCCGTTCGCGTCCAGGAGTTTGAGGGCACGCGCCTCGTTGACGCTGTCGTTCGGGACGGCGATGGTGGCGCCGCTCTTGAGGTCGTCCGCGCTCTTGACCTTGTTCGAGTAGAGGCCGAGCGGCTCCAGGTGGACCGTGACGACGGGGGCGATGTGGGTGCCGTTCTTCTTGTTGAAGTCGTCGAGGTACGGCTGGTTCTGGAAGTAGTTGGCGTTCACGGACCCGTCCTCGGTCGCCGTGTTCGGCGTGACGTAGTCGGTGAACTCCTTGACCTCCAGATCGAGACCCGCGTCCTTCGCCAGGTTGTCCTTGACGTAGGTGAGGATCTCGGCGTGCGGGGTCGGGCTGGCGGCGACGACCAGTGGACCGCTCGTGCCGGACGCGGAGGCGGTGTCGGCCTGGTCCGCGCCGCAGGCGGTGAGCCCGAGGGTGAGGGCTCCGGCGGCGAGTACGGCGGTGGTGAACTTGGCGGTGTTACGCACGAAAAGTGCCTTTCCTTTTGGGTGGAGCGCCCCCGAGAGAGGTGTTCGGGGGGTTTGGAGAAGTCGACCTGGACCAGTTCGGGAGGTCGACCTGGACGGTCTTGCCGGTCGCCGTCGAGGCCTTCAGCAGGCGCAGCCGGGGTACCGGGGAGGAGGTGCCACCGCGGCGGTGCAGGGAGCGGGCCGCGTAGTCGCCGGCGAACTGGATGACGGAGATGACGACGGCGAGGATCGCGACGGTGATCCACATCAGCTCGGTCTCGAAGCGCTGGTAGCCGTAGCGGATGGCGATGTCGCCGAGGCCGCCCGCGCCGACCGTCCCCGCCATCGCCGAGTAGCCGATGAGCGCGACGACCGTGGTGGTCGTACTGGCGATCAGCGAGGGCAGGGACTCGGGGACCTGGACCTTCCGTACGACGGTCCAGGTGTTGCCGCCCATCGACTGCACGGCCTCGACGAGCCCGCCGTCCACTTCGCGGACAGCCGTCTCAACCAGGCGTGCGAAGAACGGGATCGCGCCGATGGCGAGCGGCACGATGGCGGCCTCGCGGCCGATGGTCGAGCCGGTGATCCAGCGGGTGAAGCCCATCAACGCGACCATCAGGATGATGAACGGCATCGAGCGGGCGACGTTCACGATCTGCCCTATGACCTTGTTGGCGAGGACGTTCCGCAACAGGCCGCCCCGGTCGGTGAGGACGAGCAGGATGCCGAGCGGGAGACCGCCGACGACCGCGATGACGGTGGACCAGCCGACCATGTAAAGGGTGTCCCAACAGGCCTGCTCCAGCAGGGGCCGCATTTCCGTCCAGGTCATTTGGCACCTTCCTTCACCAGCACGGATGCGGGCTCCTGGCCCAGTACGTCGATCTGCAGGCCCTGTTCGCGCAGGAAACCGATCGGCACGACGTTGTCCTCGTAGCGGCCGGGCAGTTCGATGCGCATACGGCCGACCTGGAGGCCGCCGACGGTGTCGATGGCGGCGCCGAGGATCGAGATGTCGATGTTGTAGGTGCGGGAGAGCTGCGAGATGACCGGCTGGGTGGCCGCCTCGCCCTGGAAGGTGACGTCGAGGACCGTACGGTCCTCGCCGGATGCCTCGCCGCCCACCGGGAAGAGCGCGGAGGCCAGCTCGGAGCCAGACGTCGCGAGCAACTCGCTCACCGTCCCGGACTCCACGATGCGGCCGTTCTCCATCAGCGCCGCCGAGTCGCAGATCGACTTCACGACATCCATCTCATGGGTGATGAGCAGGACGGTCAGACCCAGCTGCCGGTTCAGGTCGCGCAGCAGCCGGAGGATGGAGCGGGTGGTCTCCGGGTCAAGGGCGCTGGTGGCCTCGTCGGAGAGGAGCACCTTCGGGTCGCCGGCCAGTGCTCGGGCGATGCCGACGCGCTGCTTCTGGCCTCCGGAGAGCTGGGCCGGGTAGGCCTTGGCCTTGTCGGCGAGACCGACGAGGTCGAGTAGCTCCAGCGCCTTGCGGGAGCGTTCCTTCCCCGACTTGCCGAGGATTTCGAGCGGCAGCTCGACGTTGTCCTGGACGGGCCGGGAGGACAGCAGGTTGAAGTGCTGGAAGACCATGCCGATACGGCTGCGCGCCTGCCGGAGTTCCCGGCCGGCCCGGGGTCCGCGCCCGGCCAGGGCGGTGAGGTCCTGGCCCGCCACGGTCACGGTTCCGGAGGTGGGGCGTTCGAGGAGGTTGACGCAGCGGATCAGCGAGGACTTGCCGGCGCCGGACTGGCCGATGACGCCGTACACCTCGCCTTCGCGGACGTGCAGATCGACGCCGTCGAGGGCGGTGATCTCTCGGCCGCGGGAACGGTAGACCTTGGTGAGGCCCGATGTGGTGATCACTGGGATTCCATCACTGTCGAGTACGCGGGCATGGATGTGCCCTGGTACGAGAGAGAAGGTTGTGCGCGGGGCAGCACGGTCACGTACGGCGTCTGACGTACGGACATGCCACGGCGGCTCGCTTTGAGGCGCGAGGCTCAGGGGATGGTGAGGCCCTCTAGAAGGCGCACATTCGACACATACAACGAGCACCGGGCGTCATGGTCGCCTCGGTCGCAAGGGTGCGGCAGCTCGTCGTGGTCATGAGATCAGTAAAGCAGACGGATGGCTGCGGCCTGGGCGGACTATCCGTATGGCGGACAGCCGAGCGCTCCATATGTGCAGGCCAAGCTGGGTTGCATCCACATAGTGGGCACCCGGCAGTGTGGGCAAGGCCACGGTGCGCACCCGCCGGGTCTCGCCCGCCCGGGGTCGGCCGCGGCAGGGCTTTTGGGACGTAATAGGGTCACGACATGCTTGTTCCCCTGACCGTGGCGACCGCCGTCGCGGCCCTTCTGCTCGCCGCGTGGTGCGGTTGGGCCGCGTACCGCGATCAGCCGACCAAGGACTGGCACTTCATCGGTATGGCCGTGGTGTCCGTGCTGGCCCTCGTGCAACTGGTCGTCGGGATCGTGCAGTTGGCGCGCGGTGACAAGCCGGAGCAGGGGACCACGATCTTCGTGTCCTACCTCCTCGGGGCCTTCGCCTGCGTTCCGGTGACGGGGTTCATGTCCCTCGCCGAGCGCACACGCTGGGGCAGTGTGACCGTCGCGGCCGGCGGTGTGGTGCTCGCCGTGCTGCAGGTGCGGCTCTACGACATCTGGGGAGGCTGACGTGGCAGCGACACAGGAGAAGCCGGAGACCGGGCTGATCAGCGGGCCCGGCATGCTGCTCGTCTGGCTGTACGGCGTGATGGTCGTCGGGGCCGTGTCACGGTCGATCGTGCAGATCTCGACCGAGTTCGAGCACGCGCCGCTCGCCTATTCACTCTCGGCGTTGGCGGGTGTCGTGTACGGGTTCATCACGTACTCGCTGGTGCGGGGCGGCGAGAAGGCCCGCAAGGCGGCACTGGTGTGCTGTGCCGCCGAGTTGGCAGGCGTGCTGGTAGTGGGAACCTGGACGCTGATCGAACCGTCGGCGTTCCCGGACGCGACCGTGTGGTCGGAGTACGGGATGGGATACCTGTTCATTCCCGTACTGCTCCCGATCACCGCCATGTACTGGCTGCGCAAGAGCAAGTCCGCGCCCCGGTAGGACCCCTTACGCCGTCGCCGCGTAAGCCCCCGCCGGCTTCTCCAGGACCACCATCGGTACCCCGTCCTGCCCCTGGCTGGTACCCACCGCCTCGTACCCCACTCGGCGGTACAGGCGAAGGCTGCCCTCGCTGCGGTGGCCGGCGCTGAGGCGGAACTTGGTGGCGCCGCGTTCCTCGGCCAGGGCGGACTCGGCCGCACGGAGCAGCCTCGCACCGATGCCGTGGCCCTGGAGGCGCGGGTGGACGCAGAGCTTGCCGATGGAGGCGGCGCCGTCGTCGTGGAGGGCGCCGCGCACGGAGCCGACCACCTCGTCACCCAGCCGGGCCACGAACACGCAGTCGGAGGCGACCTCTTCGCGGACGGAGTCGAGGCTCTGGAGGAGCGGGTCGATCCGGTAGTTGCCGTACAGTGCCGCCTCGCTCTGGAAGCACAGGTACTGCAGCCTGAAGATCTGCTCGGCGTCCTGCTCGGTCGCCACCGAGATGGTCACGCTCATGCCCATGTGTGCACGCCTCCCGCTCACCTGCTCACCTGTTGTCCTTCACTCCTATCCCCGCGGTTCGCGTGCCGCAACCTCCGCGGTCAGCAATCGACGCAGACATCCCAGACATCTGGAACGTTCTGGGCCCAAGCTTCCCTGTGAGATACCCAACTCGCCCGCGATCTCACGGTAGGTGAGGTCCTGCGGCGACAGCAGTGCCGCGAGAAGGCGCGGGCAACGGCCGGGGAGCCGGCGTACGGCCGCGTGCAGGGCGCGGCGGCGGGCGGCGGTGAGGGCCTGCTGTTCGGGGCCGGGTGCGCGGTCGTCGGCGGGCTCGGAGACGTACGGCTGTTCGGCACGGGCCTTGCGGCGGCTGAGGCGCGCCTCGAAGCGGACGGCGCTGCGCAGCCAGCCCTCGGGGTCGGCGGGTGGACCGTCGGCGTCAAGGCGTTCCAGCAGCCTCAGCCAGACGGCCTGCTCCAGGTCCCCCGCCTCCGCGCCGGCCGCGTAGGCCTCGGCCGACACCTCCGCGACCAGTAGGGGACGGAGGGTGGTGAGCATGTCGGGTGTCATGTGCCCCGGGACGCCGCCGCCCCGGCAGGGGGTTG
Protein-coding sequences here:
- a CDS encoding RNA polymerase sigma factor — encoded protein: MTPDMLTTLRPLLVAEVSAEAYAAGAEAGDLEQAVWLRLLERLDADGPPADPEGWLRSAVRFEARLSRRKARAEQPYVSEPADDRAPGPEQQALTAARRRALHAAVRRLPGRCPRLLAALLSPQDLTYREIAGELGISQGSLGPERSRCLGCLRRLLTAEVAAREPRG